The Antennarius striatus isolate MH-2024 chromosome 23, ASM4005453v1, whole genome shotgun sequence genome has a segment encoding these proteins:
- the lrp10 gene encoding low-density lipoprotein receptor-related protein 10, whose product MTVTYNLCVLLVFIITACRCFNPNLTSGRCGNSYQVLDNKVGEIRSSAYHSWSYRFGSTNDCWIIMGLEGEPIVLSFSHFLVRCRKEWVSIKSSAGGEPFVLCGSKLPQPMEFPGGNITVTHHFLPHLFPVSFFQLDYARDSGECPAPSFKCLGGRCLPFSWRCNGQVECLGEGAGMGSDEQGCNTSEDTVEPTKYGGTQEELTKVGTNTENDLDGGKYEVIETQMDSEQLHPHRELVVTPTPIEWPCGGLYQTFYGTFGPPATRGPALFCIWTLDPQDPRPLRLDLQQLVLGAGDRLTVYNREQGKGDVIKIITNSSNYKSVQVESHTGLLSLVYETLPGSEGSGFNATFHVGTYCPPWEGRCGGAAGGCFTQEQRCDEKWDCPETGKDEEGCRGCSPNHFACGVAGQRVVASSRFAGRPVCYPATERCNYQLYCADGSDERDCTTCQPGTFHCDSDRCVFESWRCDGQVDCKDRTDELNCAVILPRKIITAATVGSLVCGLLLVIAMGCTCKLYSLRTREYSLFAPISRQEAELIQQQAPPSYGQLIAQGIIPPVDDFPTELPNETSTLSLRGILQLLRQDAANSPHRRRRPRFVRRAVRRMRRWGLIPRPPSRPSQASDSTQQQSVSAPSGQEASHPPPTSSASAVEAVNQPVPQKLGLLAQSDQQPPSAAAVSPPPPPYAPPAPPAVAAPHTPPVAVPPSSPSLASIFHTLGLSISLFRASPSPSSSTNSMPLSASPSFSSTSSSSSSDDDVLLLPLSEDTTSEDDVPMLT is encoded by the exons ATGACGGTCACTTACAACCTCTGTGTCCTTCTAGTTTTTATAATAACAG CGTGCCGCTGTTTTAATCCTAACCTGACATCTG GTCGCTGTGGGAATTCCTATCAAGTCTTAGACAACAAGGTGGGAGAAATCAGGAGTTCTGCTTACCACAGCTGGTCCTACCGCTTTGGTTCGACCAATGACTGCTGGATCATCATGGGATTGGAAGGAGAACCAATTGTTCTCAG cttttcacattttttagtTCGCTGTAGGAAGGAATGGGTGTCTATAAAATCATCGGCTGGTGGGGAACCTTTTGTACTTTGTGGCTCCAAGTTGCCGCAACCAATGGAATTCCCAGGAGGGAATATTACAGTGACCCATCACTTCCTACCACATCTTTTTCCTGTCTCGTTTTTTCAGCTGGACTACGCCAGAG ACTCTGGTGAATGTCCAGCACCGTCCTTTAAATGCCTGGGAGGTCGCTGCCTTCCCTTCTCCTGGCGTTGTAATGGTCAGGTGGAGTGTCTTGGTGAAGGTGCTGGAATGGGTTCAGATGAACAGGGTTGTAACACATCAGAGGACACCGTAGAACCCACAAAGTATGGGGGAACACAGGAAGAACTGACCAAAGTGGGGACAAACACAGAGAATGACCTTGATGGTGGGAAATACGAGGTTATAGAGACTCAGATGGATTCAGAGCAGCTCCACCCTCACAGGGAGCTTGTTGTAACTCCTACACCCATCGAATGGCCCTGTGGGGGCCTCTACCAGACCTTCTATGGGACCTTTGGCCCTCCGGCCACTCGGGGTCCTGCTTTATTCTGTATCTGGACCCTGGACCCCCAGGACCCAAGGCCTCTGAGACTCGACCTGCAGCAGCTGGTGCTGGGGGCGGGGGACAGGCTGACGGTGTACAACAGAGAGCAAGGCAAAGGAGACGTGATTAAAATT ATCACCAACAGCTCCAATTACAAGTCAGTCCAAGTGGAGTCCCACACCGGTCTGCTGTCATTAGTGTACGAGACTCTTCCTGGCTCCGAGGGGAGCGGCTTCAATGCCACTTTCCATGTCGGGACCTACTGCCCCCCATGGGAGGGCCGGTGTGGCGGAGCAGCTGGGGGTTGCTTCACCCAGGAACAACGCTGCGACGAGAAATGGGACTGTCCCGAGACGGGAAAGGATGAGGAGGGCTGCCGGGGTTGCAGTCCCAACCACTTTGCTTGCGGAGTGGCGGGGCAGAGGGTAGTGGCGTCCAGTCGCTTCGCTGGCAGGCCGGTGTGTTACCCGGCAACGGAGAGGTGCAACTATCAGCTGTACTGCGCAGACGGCAGCGACGAGAGGGACTGCACCACCTGCCAGCCGGGGACCTTCCATTGTGACAGTGACAG gtgtgtgtttgaaagcTGGCGCTGCGACGGCCAGGTGGACTGCAAGGATCGAACGGACGAGCTGAACTGCGCCGTGATCCTGCCTCGCAAGATCATCACCGCAGCAACAGTAGGTAGCCTGGTGTGCGGGCTGCTGCTGGTCATCGCCATGGGCTGCACCTGTAAGCTGTACTCGCTCCGGACCAGGGAGTACAG CTTGTTTGCTCCGATCAGCCGGCAGGAAGCGGAGCTGATCCAACAGCAGGCTCCGCCCTCTTACGGTCAGCTGATCGCTCAGGGAATCATCCCCCCCGTGGACGACTTCCCAACTGAACTTCCCAATGAG ACCTCGACTCTCTCTCTGAGGGGAATTCTTCAGCTCCTCCGTCAAGACGCCGCCAACTCCCCCCACCGCCGACGCAGGCCCCGATTCGTCCGCCGGGCCGTGCGCCGCATGAGGCGCTGGGGTCTCATCCCCAGGCCCCCTTCCAGGCCCAGCCAAGCGTCCGATTCCACCCAGCAGCAGTCGGTTAGCGCCCCCTCTGGTCAGGAGGCgtcccacccccctcccaccagcTCCGCCTCGGCCGTGGAGGCCGTCAACCAGCCGGTGCCTCAGAAACTGGGCTTGTTGGCTCAATCGGATCAACAGCCCCCGTCAGCCGCCGCCGTGTCCCCGCCTCCCCCTCCGTACGCTCCCCCGGCTCCGCCCGCCGTCGctgccccccacaccccaccggTCGCCGTCCCCCCGAGCAGCCCGTCTCTGGCCTCCATCTTCCACACGTTGGGTCTGAGCATCTCCCTGTTCAGagcctctccctccccctcgtCCTCCACCAACTCCATGCCCCTCTCCGCCTCCccgtccttctcctccacctcctcctcctcttcctcagacgaCGACGTGCTGCTCCTCCCCCTGTCTGAAGACACCACCTCAGAGGACGACGTGCCCATGCTCACTTGA
- the LOC137590948 gene encoding ciliated left-right organizer metallopeptidase, with protein MHRGCILPFTQSQLGWVLDPSLTFILTLKQVPAVMMGAPPSQSLWVGILAVMVGFPSTQQKCISDVVQAEAGVVRAAPSHPDGPPRESRPTAQQPPDQSASRASPLPVQPAKHRRALVKTAPPTPATHQPIRIQTWFAKESSSLSEPEKEKLEAMMEDAVKMVSSLLSVNRVVGPLLLSRDINKYCKFIWRNPSAVNYNRCGRAKNNYRSETCLDVRIPDDHLSGCYVYPEADSPHGTQLRPEGAGLPDTDFVLYLHVQNTDKCRSEPRVLAYAVHCQTDSSGRPLAGVAVICRDRLMGSTDSQQGAAQTVIHELFHTLGFSKHLFHTWRDCSSSSPGMCHNVFCAAGDAGCSPRGKVTHADASGQMRIYTPSVISALQKHLASPDPELGAPLENLDSSPGGGSSHWESRVLRGSIMAAMLGDSTTVRIDLVTLGALQDTGWYAVNVSGAQSLVWGESEGATFGSTSTCQDNSSSFFCSGSGFGCHHLHLHKGQCQTDQYLEGCRLYKPLKNGSECWKEENVRISAEEDWSGEIFGSDSRCFFSSLTRQSGFLLPSDSVTGRCYRHRCLGRNRYQIQVSGAEWLDCPAGGSTEVKGFRGSVSCPDRRLCLYPDVSPPSDYLNPLPASITRQADV; from the exons ATGCATCGGGGGTGTATCCTGCCTTTCACCCagagccagctgggatgggtTCTAGACCCAAGCCTAACCTTCATCCTGACTCTGAAACAGGTTCCAGCTGTGATGATGGGCGCCCCTCCATCACAGAGCCTCTGGGTGGGGATCCTGGCAGTAATGGTGGGGTTCCCCTCAACCCAGCAGAAATGCATTTCTGATGTGGTTCAGGCTGAGGCCGGGGTGGTCCGAGCTGCCCCCTCCCACCCAGACGGGCCACCCAGGGAGTCCAGACCTACAGCCCAACAGCCACCCGACCAGTCAGCAAGCAGGGCGTCGCCGCTTCCTGTCCAGCCAGCAAAACACAGGAGAGCCCTGGTGAAGACTGCCCCGCCCACTCCTGCAACtcaccagccaatcaggatccAGACGTGGTTTGCAAAGGAGAGCAGCAGCCTATCAGAGCCAGAGAAAGAAAAGCTGGAAGCAATGATGGAAGACGCTGTGAAGATGGTCTCTTCTTTACTGTCag TGAACCGAGTCGTGGGTCCGTTGCTGCTCAGCAGAGACATCAACAAATACTGCAAGTTTATCTGGAGGAATCCAAGTGCTGTCAACtacaacag gtgTGGTCGGGCTAAAAACAACTACAGATCTGAGACGTGTCTGGATGTAAGA ATCCCAGACGACCACCTGTCTGGATGCTACGTTTACCCAGAGGCTGACTCTCCTCACGGGACTCAACTCCGTCCTGAAGGCGCCGGCCTCCCCGACACAGACTTTGTGCTTTATCTTCACGTGCAGAACACCGACAAGTGTAGATCAGAG CCCAGAGTCCTGGCCTACGCCGTCCACTGCCAGACGGACTCCAGTGGACGCCCGCTGGCGGGGGTGGCGGTCATCTGCAGGGACAGACTGATGGGATCCACAGATAGCCAGCAGGGAGCCGCACAG ACTGTGATCCACGAGCTGTTTCACACACTCGGGTTCTCCAAGCATCTCTTTCACACCTGGAGGgactgttcctcctcctctccag gaat GTGTCATAATGTTTTTTGTGCTGCAGGCGATGCTGGATGTTCTCCTCGAGGCAAAGTGACTCACGCTGATGCATCGGGCCAGATGAGGATTTACACCCCCTCTGTCATCTCAGCCCTCCAGAAGCACTTGGCGTCCCCCGACCCTGAACTAGGGGCCCCGTTGGAGAACCTG gatTCATCTCCAGGCGGGGGGTCCTCTCACTGGGAGTCGCGGGTCCTGCGGGGGTCCATCATGGCGGCCATGTTGGGAGACTCAACGACGGTCCGGATCGACCTCGTCACCTTGGGCGCATTACAAGACACGGGCTGGTACGCTGTCAACGTGTCAGGAGCTCAGAGCCTCGTCTGGGGGGAGA GTGAAGGAGCCACGTTTGGTTCGACGTCAACTTGTCAGGACAACTCCTCATCTTTTTTCTGCAGCGGCAG CGGGTTTGGGTgtcatcaccttcacctccaTAAGGGACAATGCCAGACGGATCAATACCTGGAGGGATGTCGCCTTTATAAACCTCTCAAGAATGGA AGTGAATGTTGGAAAGAGGAAAATGTCAGGATCTCAGCTGAGGAGGATTGGAGCGGGGAGATCTTCGGCTCTGACAGCCGGTGCTTCTTCTCCAGTCTGACCAGACAG AGTGGGTTTCTGTTGCCCAGCGACTCTGTGACGGGGCGTTGTTACAGACACAGGTGTTTGGGGCGGAACAGGTACCAAATCCAGGTGTCTGGTGCTGAATGGTTGGactgtccagcagggggcagcactgAG GTCAAAGGTTTCCGGGGTTCAGTTTCGTGCCCTGACAGGAGGTTGTGTCTCTACCCTGATGTTTCTCCTCCCTCAGATTATCTCaatccacttcctgcttctATCACGAGGCAAGCAGACGTCTAA
- the LOC137590613 gene encoding ubiquitin carboxyl-terminal hydrolase 2-like isoform X1 — protein sequence MVKGQTLPGEVTRRKMNESLEAPKEKRQRVSEPPRLHHGLYNQGNTCYLNSVLQVLFMTTEIHDRLDRVSEQKADKELRNIFTRLKQRECTTEAMTRVLEIKDIHQQHDAAESLRMILRKVSPKISEVFLGQLKYTTKCSQGHTINDETNPFWILPLSLKHSNERNYSVEENFRSETISKETFDGNNKVFCDRCQTETTGNSQCVMAEAPQILVLLLKRFTFDLNSRSYIKSDCCVDVPRELHIKDRRYKLYAVVNHMGSLRSGHYTATVLSNVDKAWYEFDDARVQVREQLFAKNRTYSSRTAYLLVYRASWSPREEMKEQRNENHLRDETKAHKARSRGPDPKERTRSTQPLISRHPQGEDAEFNKTSSLNRNTKEEIVVLHQNENYASKRDSLVKVEKKEQWSKIEDDDRSRVQPCGGSQYIKKNPVKFSLIVLGVIIGFCLIVILPIALTNETNSEQP from the exons ATGGTCAAAGGACAAACTTTACCAG GGGAAGttacaagaagaaaaatgaacgaATCCCTGGAGGCACCAAAGGAGAAGAGACAAAGAG TTTCTGAGCCACCAAGACTCCATCACGGCCTCTACAACCAGGGAAACACATGCTACCTCAACAGTGTCCTCCAAGTACTTTTCATGACAACAGAGATCCATGACAG GTTGGATCGTGTTTCGGAGCAGAAGGCAGATAAAGAGCTGAGAAATATTTTCACGAGACTGAAACAGAGGGAATGCACGACAGAGGCGATGACTCGCGTCCTGGAGATTAAAGACA TTCATCAACAACATGACGCCGCTGAAAGTCTGAGGATGATTTTACGTAAAGTCAGCCCAAAGATCTCCGAG GTTTTTCTAGGGCAGCTGAAGTACACTACAAAGTGTTCCCAAGGACACACCATCAATGACGAGACGAATCCCTTCTGGATTCTTCCACTGTCACTGAAGCACAGCAATGAGAGGAACTACAGTGTG gaAGAAAACTTCAGAAGCGAGACCATTTCCAAGGAAACGTTTGACGGAAACAACAAGGTGTTCTGTGACAGATGTCAAACGGAAACGACTGGGAACAGC CAATGTGTGATGGCCGAGGCTCCTCAGATTCTGGTCCTTCTCCTCAAGAGgttcacctttgacctcaaCAGCAGGTCGTACATTAAATCAGACTGCTGCGTGGATGTTCCGCGGGAGCTGCATATAAAG GACAGGAGGTACAAACTGTACGCGGTGGTGAATCACATGGGCAGTCTACGGAGTGGACATTACACAGCCACCGTCCTGTCCAACGTGGACAAAGCCTGGTACGAGTTTGATGACGCTCGTGTGCAG GTTAGAGAGCAGCTGTTTGCAAAAAACAGGACATACAG CTCCAGAACAGCCTATCTGCTTGTGTACAGAG CCTCTTGGAGTCcgagagaggagatgaaggaacAAAGGAATGAAAACCATCTTAGGGATGAAACAAAGGCCCACAAAGCGAGATCCAGGGGACCCGATCCAAAGGAGAGGACGAGAAGCACTCAGCCATTGATCAGCCGTCATCCACAGGGAGAAGATGCTGAGTTTAACAAGACTTCAAGCCTCAACAGAAACACCAAGGAAGAAATAGTCGTCCTCCATCAAAACGAAAACTACGCCAGTAAACGAGACTCTCTGGTGAAGGTGGAAAAGAAGGAGCAATGGAGCAAAATAGAGGACG ACGATCGTTCTCGTGTGCAACCGTGTGGAGGTTCACAATACATCAAGAAGAATCCTGTGAAGTTTTCTCTCATTGTTCTCGGAGTTATTATTGGATTTTGTTTAATTGTGATTCTTCCTATTGCACTAACTAACGAAACTAACTCAGAACAACCATAA
- the LOC137590613 gene encoding ubiquitin carboxyl-terminal hydrolase 2-like isoform X2, with translation MVKGQTLPGEVTRRKMNESLEAPKEKRQRVSEPPRLHHGLYNQGNTCYLNSVLQVLFMTTEIHDRLDRVSEQKADKELRNIFTRLKQRECTTEAMTRVLEIKDIHQQHDAAESLRMILRKVSPKISEVFLGQLKYTTKCSQGHTINDETNPFWILPLSLKHSNERNYSVEENFRSETISKETFDGNNKVFCDRCQTETTGNSQCVMAEAPQILVLLLKRFTFDLNSRSYIKSDCCVDVPRELHIKDRRYKLYAVVNHMGSLRSGHYTATVLSNVDKAWYEFDDARVQLQNSLSACVQSLLESERGDEGTKE, from the exons ATGGTCAAAGGACAAACTTTACCAG GGGAAGttacaagaagaaaaatgaacgaATCCCTGGAGGCACCAAAGGAGAAGAGACAAAGAG TTTCTGAGCCACCAAGACTCCATCACGGCCTCTACAACCAGGGAAACACATGCTACCTCAACAGTGTCCTCCAAGTACTTTTCATGACAACAGAGATCCATGACAG GTTGGATCGTGTTTCGGAGCAGAAGGCAGATAAAGAGCTGAGAAATATTTTCACGAGACTGAAACAGAGGGAATGCACGACAGAGGCGATGACTCGCGTCCTGGAGATTAAAGACA TTCATCAACAACATGACGCCGCTGAAAGTCTGAGGATGATTTTACGTAAAGTCAGCCCAAAGATCTCCGAG GTTTTTCTAGGGCAGCTGAAGTACACTACAAAGTGTTCCCAAGGACACACCATCAATGACGAGACGAATCCCTTCTGGATTCTTCCACTGTCACTGAAGCACAGCAATGAGAGGAACTACAGTGTG gaAGAAAACTTCAGAAGCGAGACCATTTCCAAGGAAACGTTTGACGGAAACAACAAGGTGTTCTGTGACAGATGTCAAACGGAAACGACTGGGAACAGC CAATGTGTGATGGCCGAGGCTCCTCAGATTCTGGTCCTTCTCCTCAAGAGgttcacctttgacctcaaCAGCAGGTCGTACATTAAATCAGACTGCTGCGTGGATGTTCCGCGGGAGCTGCATATAAAG GACAGGAGGTACAAACTGTACGCGGTGGTGAATCACATGGGCAGTCTACGGAGTGGACATTACACAGCCACCGTCCTGTCCAACGTGGACAAAGCCTGGTACGAGTTTGATGACGCTCGTGTGCAG CTCCAGAACAGCCTATCTGCTTGTGTACAGAG CCTCTTGGAGTCcgagagaggagatgaaggaacAAAGGAATGA
- the LOC137590723 gene encoding uncharacterized protein has translation MGGKSSKKAKLKERTKIDPPVRKEVKPAPPVIDHDRVGNPSDDEDIPDYTNYRYSDSDDSYEGSVDEEEKCYDPRDPTLTFVDGQDDMDFLCNEYKSLRAKMSCGHSVTPMSLTDWCLQQVDQGEFRFVCGQTGCDVEWPFEEVCKMALLTPEEIEYFEKKIFQNTATCRMEIKVCPGCNSNVTRQDLNNLNVHCNVCTAAKGRVYRFCWQCLREWKGDGSSSVRCQNVGCQNPLDILKACPELVFEDVEEVMGCPSIRACPTCGLLVSHSSKQCKTITCKRCNVKFCFVCLGFSKDCLEKRPYGACPSGVAARQTSIPVWKKK, from the exons ATGGGAGGCAAATCGTCCAAAAAAGCAAAGTTAAAGGAGAGGACAAAAATTGATCCACCTGTAAGGAAAGAGGTGAAACCAGCTCCTCCAGTTATTGACCACGACCGTGTAGGGAACCCGTCAGATGACGAGGACATACCAGATTATACAAACTATCGTTATTCTGACTCGGATGACAGCTATGAGGGCAGCGTCGATGAAGAGGAGAAGTGTTACgacccccgcgacccgaccctaACATTCGTCGATGGCCAAGACGACATGGATT TTTTGTGTAATGAATACAAGAGTCTGAGAGCGAAGATGTCCTGCGGACACAGCGTCACCCCCATGTCTCTCACCGACTGGTGTCTCCAGCAGGTGGACCAG GGTGAGTTCAGATTCGTTTGCGGTCAGACTGGCTGTGATGTTGAGTGGCCCTTTGAGGAGGTTTGTAAAATGGCTCTTTTAACACCAGAGGaaattgaatattttgaaaAGAAGATATTCCAAAACACTGCCACATGTCGCATGGAAATTAAAGTG TGTCCTGGCTGTAACTCTAATGTGACGAGACAGGATCTCAACAATCTGAACGTCCATTGTAACGTTTGCACGGCCGCCAAGGGAAGAGTTTACAGATTCTGCTGGCAGTGTTTGAGGGAATGGAAAGGTGATGGTTCAAGTTCAGTTCGCTGTCAAAACGTTGGCTGTCAAAACCCACTGGACATTCTGAAGGCCTGTCCAGAGCTCGTCTTCGAAGATGTGGAGGAGGTCATGGGCTGTCCCTCCATCCGTGCCTGTCCCACCTGTGGTTTACTGGTGTCGCATTCCAGCAAACAGTGTAAAACCATTACTTGTAAACGGTGTAATGTCAAATTCTGTTTCGTGTGTCTGGGCTTCAGTAAAGACTGCCTAGAGAAGAGGCCCTACGGCGCCTGCCCCTCCGGCGTGGCAGCCAGACAGACCTCCATACCGGTGTGGAAGAAGAAGTGA